In a genomic window of Penaeus monodon isolate SGIC_2016 chromosome 27, NSTDA_Pmon_1, whole genome shotgun sequence:
- the LOC119590597 gene encoding gamma-butyrobetaine dioxygenase-like: MALKTVAVEFGDESQSAYPHVWLRENCQCRECFNQDAIARMFLLEDLDLDMRPKNVRVEDGCLRVEWEDGHIGVFSGPWLHQRAFTQEARAKHRAQYMLSRVRWGPGFQVPLIDYQSAMEDDRMLLDWLTLLERFGVVLITNAPQKVGAINDFINNIGFVKPTHYGTDYELVTHVTPNNLAYTGSKLGLHTDLPYYDYPPGTTWLHCLRQHEGKGGDNDLVDGLNVADVLRERHPDLFQVLVDTPVYFQDKGFHHYDFDKITRVPVIMLDERGHVRRIHMSSQSRDPIMDLDTDGVLQFYKALKTFNSILMEISISVKTKPGDILVLDNTRVLHGRQPFEPDATSGPRHIHNAYIDWDELRSKRRVLQRKFNVDLA, from the exons ATGGCCCTGAAGACGGTGGCGGTCGAGTTCGGGGACGAGAGCCAGAGCGCCTACCCTCACGTGTGGCTGAGAGAGAACTGCCAGTGCCGCGAGTGCTTCAACCAGGACGCGATCGCCAGGATGTTCCTCCTCGAAGACCTGGACCTCGACATGAGGCCGAAGAACGTGAGG GTGGAGGACGGCTGCTTGCGCGTGGAGTGGGAGGACGGCCACATCGGCGTGTTCTCGGGCCCGTGGCTCCACCAGCGCGCCTTCACGCAGGAGGCCAGAGCTAAACACCGCGCGCAGTACATGCTTTCGAGA GTTCGCTGGGGCCCCGGCTTCCAAGTGCCACTCATCGACTACCAGAGTGCCATGGAGGACGACCGGATGCTCCTCGACTGGCTCACCCTCTTGGAGAGGTTTGGAGTCGTCCTTATCACCAACGCCCCTCAGAAAGTGGGCGCCATCAATGATTTCATCAACAACATAGGCTTCGTGAAACCGACACATTATGG GACGGATTACGAGCTCGTAACGCACGTAACACCGAATAACTTGGCTTATACGGGATCAAAACTCGGCCTCCACACGGATCTCCCTTACTACGATTACCCACCCGGG ACGACCTGGCTTCACTGCCTGCGCCAGCACGAGGGCAAAGGGGGGGACAATGACCTCGTAGATGGTCTGAATGTTGCTGACGTCCTCCGCGAGAGGCACCCCGACCTCTTCCAAGTACTGGTCGACACCCCCGTCTATTTTCAGGATAAGGGCTTCCATCACTATGACTTCGATAAGATCACGAGAGTGCCTGTTATCAT GTTAGACGAACGCGGTCACGTGCGCCGGATTCACATGTCCTCGCAGTCACGTGACCCCATCATGGACCTGGACACAGACGGCGTCCTGCAGTTCTACAAGGCGCTCAAGACCTTCAACAGCATCCTTATGGAGATCAGTATCAGTGTCAAGACCAAACCGG GCGACATCCTCGTGCTGGACAACACCCGGGTCCTCCACGGTCGCCAGCCCTTCGAACCGGACGCGACCTCGGGGCCTCGGCACATCCACAACGCCTACATCGACTGGGATGAACTGAGGTCGAAGAGGAGGGTCCTCCAGCGGAAGTTTAATGTGGACCTCGCTTGA